The following proteins are co-located in the Solanum pennellii chromosome 1, SPENNV200 genome:
- the LOC107005324 gene encoding UPF0603 protein At1g54780, chloroplastic, whose product METILSPPFSPLFNPKTSLSKPFLSLTHLPRSTKPICCSLRKQHSQIEKQSFSVPKSWVSHVQQGLAALAISLALNFCPVVSSESALASEFDVLNEGPPKDSYVVDDAGVLSRVTKSDLKALLSDVEKRKGFHINFITVRKLTSKADAFEYADQVLEKWYPSVEQGNDKGIVVLVTSQKEGAITGGPDFVKAVGDTVLDATVSENLPVLATEEKYNEAVFSTARRLVAAIDGLPDPGGPQLKDNKRESNFKSREETDEKRGQFTLVVGGLLVIAFVVPMAQYYAYVSKK is encoded by the exons ATGGAAACCATTCTCTCCCctcctttttctcctctcttcaACCCCAAAACTTCCCTTTCAAAGCCTTTTCTTTCCCTTACTCACTTACCCAGATCAACTAAGCCAATTTGCTGTAGCCTCAGAAAACAGCATTCCCAGATTGAAAAACAATCTTTTTCAGTACCCAAAAGTTGGGTTTCTCATGTCCAGCAAGGATTAGCTGCTCTAGCTATTTCTTTAGCCCTTAATTTTTGTCCAGTTGTGTCTTCTGAGTCTGCATTGGCATCTGAATTTGATGTGTTAAATGAAGGGCCACCAAAGGACTCATATGTGGTTGATGATGCTGGTGTGCTTAGCAGGGTGACAAAGTCTGATTTGAAGGCATTGTTGTCAGATGTGGAGAAGAGAAAAGGCTTCCACATTAATTTCATCACTGTCCGCAAGCTCACT AGCAAAGCTGATGCTTTTGAGTATGCTGATCAAGTTTTGGAGAAGTGGTATCCTAGTGTTGAACAAGGAAACGATAAGGGTATAGTTGTGCTTGTTACAAGTCAAAAGGAAGGCGCAATAACTGGTGGCCCTGATTTTGTAAAGGCCGTTGGAGATACTGTTCTTGATGCTACCGTCTCAGAGAACCTTCCAG TCTTGGCTACTGAAGAGAAGTACAATGAAGCAGTTTTCAGCACTGCCAGACGTCTTGTTGCAGCCATTGATGGCCTTCCTGATCCTGGTGGTCCCCAACTCAAGGATAACAAAAGAGAGTCCAATTTTAAATCCAGAGAGGAAACTGATGAGAAAagaggacaattcacacttgtGGTTGGTGGGCTGTTAGTGATTGCTTTCGTTGTTCCTATGGCTCAATACTATGCATATGTTTCAAAGAAGTGA
- the LOC107005316 gene encoding GDSL esterase/lipase At1g54790 translates to MASSTTCVLHILVLIFICLPLANTIDFNYPAVFNFGDSNSDTGGLVAGVGDRLEPPNGQTYFKNPSGRFCDGRLIIDFLMDAMDLPFLNSYLDSVAAPSFKKGANFAAAGSTILPATASSVSPFSFGIQVAQFLRFKNRVSEIQAKTRKYDKYLPAQDFFQKGLYMFDIGQNDLAGGFYSKTLDQILASIPTILSGFEDGVKRLYDLGARNFWVHNTGPLGCLGQNIAKFGTDVSKLDELGCVSSHNQAAKLLNLQLYALCKKLQGQYSDANITHVDIFSIKSNLIANYSRNGFEQPLMACCGYGGPPLNYDSRIACGQTKVLDGNNVTAKACNDSSEYINWDGIHYTETANQFVASQILTGKYSDPPFADKMPFLLKLKF, encoded by the exons ATGGCTTCTTCAACCACTTGTGTCCTTCACATTCTTGTCCTTATCTTCATCTGCTTGCCCTTGGCTAATACCATAGATTTCAATTACCCTGCAGTCTTCAACTTTGGTGATTCAAATTCTGATACAGGAGGTCTAGTTGCTGGCGTTGGTGATCGCCTAGAGCCACCTAATGGACAAACTTATTTCAAGAATCCATCTGGGAGGTTCTGTGATGGCCGACTAATCATCGATTTCTTGA TGGATGCAATGGACCTGCCATTCTTGAACTCCTATTTAGACTCCGTTGCTGCACCGAGTTTCAAAAAAGGAGCCAACTTTGCAGCTGCTGGTTCAACTATACTTCCTGCCACTGCATCATCTGTTAGCCCTTTTTCATTTGGGATTCAAGTTGCGCAGTTTTTAAGGTTCAAGAATCGGGTTTCTGAAATTCAGGCAAAGA CTAGGAAATATGATAAGTACCTTCCAGCTCAAGATTTTTTCCAGAAAGGGCTTTATATGTTCGACATAGGCCAGAATGATCTTGCTGGTGGATTTTACTCCAAGACATTAGATCAAATTCTAGCTTCAATTCCAACTATTCTTTCAGGATTTGAAGATGGTGTCAAG AGATTGTATGACCTAGGGGCCAGGAATTTCTGGGTTCATAATACAGGTCCATTGGGGTGCTTAGGTCAGAATATAGCCAAATTTGGAACTGATGTATCAAAGTTGGATGAGCTAGGATGTGTTAGCTCACATAATCAAGCTGCAAAACTTTTGAACCTGCAGCTTTACGCCCTCTGCAAGAAGCTTCAGGGCCAGTATTCAGATGCAAATATCActcatgttgatattttttCCATCAAGTCTAATCTGATAGCAAATTATTCCCGAAATG GATTTGAGCAGCCACTAATGGCTTGCTGTGGATATGGAGGACCTCCACTCAACTATGACAGCAGGATTGCCTGTGGTCAGACAAAGGTGTTGGATGGAAACAATGTCACTGCCAAAGCATGCAATGACAGTAGTGAATATATCAATTGGGATGGAATTCACTACACAGAAACTGCAAACCAGTTTGTCGCCTCACAAATTCTCACTGGGAAATACTCTGATCCACCCTTCGCAGACAAGATGCCTTTCCTTCTCAAACTAAAGTTCTGA
- the LOC107016264 gene encoding kinesin-like protein KIN-1 isoform X2 — protein MSTMKVCVLFRPLNSKELSEFGDAVSVQGINSESFIVKDEKEQEFDFTFDRVFYQGSEQADIYEFLALPIVQGALDAINGTIITYGQTGAGKTYSMEGPSIVDCESKKKGLLRRVVDGLFEAITNSEKPSKYTIKLSMVEIYMEKVRDLFDLSKDNIQIKESKVHGIVLNGATEVAISNSAEALQSLSSGIANRAVGETQMNMSSSRSHCLYIFTVHQDLTKDKRTKFGKLILVDLAGSEKVEKTGAEGKILEEAKTINQSLTALGKVINAMTSSTPGKPTHIPYRDSKLTRILQDALGGCSQTALLCCCSPSPSNSSESLSTLRFGARAKHVKASVHVSCKEDLDNTKDATVYTYVDESRERILAKLRERMTDDDVLLLEKLFVLEGIFFDPNSIDEIDAAYEDVTSRTISSLHKAVEELSTGVEKMKMENVALKASLKVSEEFYQHQLERRSLCFIL, from the exons ATGTCTACTATGAAAGTTTGTGTGTTATTCAGGCCTCTAAATTCGAAGGAACTATCTGAGTTCGGCGATGCTGTCTCTGTTCAAGGAATTAACTCTGAGTCCTTCATAGTCAAG GATGAGAAGGAACAGGAATTTGATTTTACCTTCGACAGAGTTTTCTATCAAGGATCTGAACAAGCTGATATATATGAATTTCTAGCTCTGCCTATAGTCCAAG GTGCCCTAGATGCAATAAACGGTACAATTATCACTTATGGTCAG ACAGGAGCAGGAAAGACATATAGCATGGAG GGACCAAGCATTGTAGATTGTGAAAGCAAGAAGAAAGGCCTATTGCGGAGAGTGGTGGATGGGCTTTTTGAGGCCATAACGAATTCAGAGAAACCTAGCAAATACACAATCAAATTATCAATG GTAGAGATCTACATGGAGAAAGTAAG AGATCTCTTTGATTTATCGAAGGACAACATACAAATAAAAGAGAGTAAAGTTCATGGAATTGTTCTAAATGGAGCAACAGAA GTAGCTATATCCAACTCTGCAGAAGCATTGCAAAGCTTGTCT AGTGGGATAGCTAATAGAGCAGTCGGAGAAACAC AAATGAATATGTCGAGCAGCAGAAGCCATTGCCTCTACATATTTACCGTCCACCAAGATCTTACAAAGGATAAAAG gaccaaatttggaaagctgaTACTCGTAGACTTGGCGGGGTCAGAAAAAGTTGAGAAGACTGGAGCTGAAGGTAAAATTCTTGAAGAAGCAAAGACCATCAATCAGTCCCTCACAGCACTTGGGAAAGTGATAAATGCCATGACTAGCAGCACTCCAGGAAAACCAACTCATATTCCTTATCGTGATTCTAAGCTCACTCGGATCCTACAAGATGCTCTT GGTGGATGCTCTCAGACTGCATTACTTTGCTGTTGCTCTCCAAGCCCTTCCAATTCTTCAGAGAGCCTCTCCACCCTGCGATTTGGTGCTAG AGCAAAGCATGTAAAGGCATCAGTACATGTTAGTTGCAAGGAAGATCTAGACAATACCAAGGATGCCACAGTCTATACTTATGTAGACGAGTCCAGGGAGAGAATATTGGCCAAG CTGAGAGAGAGAATGACTGACGATGATGTCCTATTGCTTGAGAAATTATTTGTACTGGAGGGAATTTTCTTTGATCCCAATTCAATTGACGAGATAGATGCCGCATATGAAGATGTTACATCAAGGACAATCTCATCATTGCATAAAGCCGTGGAAGAGCTGAGTACTGGTGTAGAGAAG ATGAAAATGGAGAACGTCGCTCTTAAGGCCAGCTTGAAAGTTTCTGAAGAGTTTTATCAACATCAACTCGAAAGAAGGTCACTCTGCTTCATTCTCTGA
- the LOC107016264 gene encoding kinesin-like protein KIN-1 isoform X1, with the protein MSTMKVCVLFRPLNSKELSEFGDAVSVQGINSESFIVKDEKEQEFDFTFDRVFYQGSEQADIYEFLALPIVQGALDAINGTIITYGQTGAGKTYSMEGPSIVDCESKKKGLLRRVVDGLFEAITNSEKPSKYTIKLSMVEIYMEKVRDLFDLSKDNIQIKESKVHGIVLNGATEVAISNSAEALQSLSSGIANRAVGETQMNMSSSRSHCLYIFTVHQDLTKDKSRTKFGKLILVDLAGSEKVEKTGAEGKILEEAKTINQSLTALGKVINAMTSSTPGKPTHIPYRDSKLTRILQDALGGCSQTALLCCCSPSPSNSSESLSTLRFGARAKHVKASVHVSCKEDLDNTKDATVYTYVDESRERILAKLRERMTDDDVLLLEKLFVLEGIFFDPNSIDEIDAAYEDVTSRTISSLHKAVEELSTGVEKMKMENVALKASLKVSEEFYQHQLERRSLCFIL; encoded by the exons ATGTCTACTATGAAAGTTTGTGTGTTATTCAGGCCTCTAAATTCGAAGGAACTATCTGAGTTCGGCGATGCTGTCTCTGTTCAAGGAATTAACTCTGAGTCCTTCATAGTCAAG GATGAGAAGGAACAGGAATTTGATTTTACCTTCGACAGAGTTTTCTATCAAGGATCTGAACAAGCTGATATATATGAATTTCTAGCTCTGCCTATAGTCCAAG GTGCCCTAGATGCAATAAACGGTACAATTATCACTTATGGTCAG ACAGGAGCAGGAAAGACATATAGCATGGAG GGACCAAGCATTGTAGATTGTGAAAGCAAGAAGAAAGGCCTATTGCGGAGAGTGGTGGATGGGCTTTTTGAGGCCATAACGAATTCAGAGAAACCTAGCAAATACACAATCAAATTATCAATG GTAGAGATCTACATGGAGAAAGTAAG AGATCTCTTTGATTTATCGAAGGACAACATACAAATAAAAGAGAGTAAAGTTCATGGAATTGTTCTAAATGGAGCAACAGAA GTAGCTATATCCAACTCTGCAGAAGCATTGCAAAGCTTGTCT AGTGGGATAGCTAATAGAGCAGTCGGAGAAACAC AAATGAATATGTCGAGCAGCAGAAGCCATTGCCTCTACATATTTACCGTCCACCAAGATCTTACAAAGGATAAAAG taggaccaaatttggaaagctgaTACTCGTAGACTTGGCGGGGTCAGAAAAAGTTGAGAAGACTGGAGCTGAAGGTAAAATTCTTGAAGAAGCAAAGACCATCAATCAGTCCCTCACAGCACTTGGGAAAGTGATAAATGCCATGACTAGCAGCACTCCAGGAAAACCAACTCATATTCCTTATCGTGATTCTAAGCTCACTCGGATCCTACAAGATGCTCTT GGTGGATGCTCTCAGACTGCATTACTTTGCTGTTGCTCTCCAAGCCCTTCCAATTCTTCAGAGAGCCTCTCCACCCTGCGATTTGGTGCTAG AGCAAAGCATGTAAAGGCATCAGTACATGTTAGTTGCAAGGAAGATCTAGACAATACCAAGGATGCCACAGTCTATACTTATGTAGACGAGTCCAGGGAGAGAATATTGGCCAAG CTGAGAGAGAGAATGACTGACGATGATGTCCTATTGCTTGAGAAATTATTTGTACTGGAGGGAATTTTCTTTGATCCCAATTCAATTGACGAGATAGATGCCGCATATGAAGATGTTACATCAAGGACAATCTCATCATTGCATAAAGCCGTGGAAGAGCTGAGTACTGGTGTAGAGAAG ATGAAAATGGAGAACGTCGCTCTTAAGGCCAGCTTGAAAGTTTCTGAAGAGTTTTATCAACATCAACTCGAAAGAAGGTCACTCTGCTTCATTCTCTGA
- the LOC107025527 gene encoding receptor-like protein 50 — translation MSDVVAANSSKCLKDQRMLLLQLRNNLTYDSEISDKLVKWNHRIDCCQWEGVTCNSEGQVIGLDLSAESFSGSINLLADLKFLSIVRLDGNDLSAPIPEFFAELTNLTVFSLSSCNLIGEVPQKIFQVPTLQTIDLSENEMLGGSLPEFPSKGSLQNMVLSDTKYSGSLPESIGNLRKLSRIELRACNFTGPIPSSMENLTQLVLLDFELNSFTGSFPSFKLSKNLTRIYSARNRLTGISSDWQGFENLEYLDLSSNSISGLIPESLFYLPSLSDLILSNNNFSGQITELQNVISPLTTLELSSNNLEGPIPEFIFELHDLYGLSLSFNKFNGTVQLEKFTKINKLVDLDLSHNSLSVDTNISESDLALLPQLNSFMLASCNLQNISFLKNQSKLSMLDLSNNQLTGEIPNWLVEINDGLLRFLNLSFNKFTRLQEPYTIGFLMNFLDLHSNLLTGVIPLPPSAAAYIDFSDNNFSTFPPDFGNYLVTARFLSIANNKVISSIPSSICNSSYLEVLDLSNNSLNGIIPSCLAEKSSTLKVLNLGKNNLIGNIPEKFSCNCELQSLDLSQNHLTGVLPRSLSNCTKLKVLNIGNNKIKDTFPCWLRNMSDLRVLVLRFNGFHGNIDCSRVSSNWTALQIMDLASNNLGGVLPRGSFLELKAMMADPSLTHSRSDILHFDSSIRPIYYQDRVILSLKGQDVTQTKIFLFFTSIDFSSNNFVGNIPEIVGDLRSLYLLNISHNNLTGQIPPAIGNLKQLESLDLSFNKLGGNIPEKLASLTFLSCLNLSSNELVGMIPQGNQIQTFGGSSFEGNKGLCGFPLNRICMNNSADAPSEPEVKEEEFISKTEIYVSAILGFVVGIWIIFLPILFSKRWNQSYNRIMDRLILRIFQQQDQERKSSSSSVESWKKAAGKSRGSH, via the coding sequence ATGAGTGATGTAGTGGCAGCTAATTCCAGTAAATGTCTTAAGGATCAGAGGATGTTGCTGCTGCAGCTGAGAAATAACCTTACTTATGATTCTGAAATATCCGACAAGTTAGTCAAGTGGAACCACAGGATTGACTGCTGTCAATGGGAGGGTGTCACTTGCAACAGTGAAGGCCAAGTTATTGGTCTTGACCTCAGTGCTGAATCATTCTCGGGCAGTATCAATCTGTTAGCTGATCTTAAGTTTCTCTCTATTGTCCGTCTTGATGGGAACGATCTATCTGCCCCAATTCCAGAGTTCTTTGCGGAACTCACTAATTTAACTGTCTTCAGTCTAAGTTCCTGCAACTTGATAGGAGAAGTACCTCAGAAGATATTTCAGGTACCAACTCTGCAAACAATTGACTTATCAGAAAATGAGATGCTTGGGGGTTCTTTACCTGAATTTCCTTCAAAAGGATCTCTCCAAAACATGGTGCTTAGTGATACCAAATATTCAGGAAGTTTACCCGAGTCCATAGGGAACCTTAGGAAGTTGTCGCGTATTGAACTTAGAGCTTGTAATTTTACAGGTCCAATTCCATCTTCTATGGAAAATCTAACCCAGCTTGTTCTTCTGGATTTCGAGTTGAATAGCTTCACGGGTTCATTTCCATCTTTTAAGCTGTCGAAAAATCTCACTCGTATATACTCTGCTAGAAATAGATTGACAGGTATATCATCCGACTGGCAAGGATTTGAGAATCTTGAGTATCTTGACTTGAGTAGCAATTCGATTTCTGGGCTCATTCCAGAATCATTGTTTTACCTACCCTCACTTTCAGATTTAATTCTGTCAAACAACAACTTTTCTGGCCAAATAACTGAATTACAAAATGTGATTTCTCCATTAACAACTCTTGAGTTGAGTTCCAACAATTTGGAAGGGCCAATACCTGAGTTTATTTTTGAGCTACATGATCTTTATGGTCTTTCACTTTCATTCAACAAGTTTAATGGTACTGTGCAGTTGGAGAAGTTCACAAAGATCAATAAACTTGTAGATCTTGATCTGTCCCACAACAGTTTATCAGTTGACACAAATATAAGTGAATCGGACCTTGCCTTGCTACCCCAGCTGAATAGTTTCATGTTAGCATCATGCAATCTGCAGAATATTTCCTTCCTCAAGAACCAATCAAAGTTGTCGATGTTAGATCTCTCAAACAACCAGCTTACAGGTGAAATACCAAACTGGTTGGTGGAAATCAATGATGGACTTCTGCGTTTTCTGAATCTTTCTTTCAATAAATTTACGCGTCTTCAAGAACCATATACAATTGGCTTTCTCATGAATTTCCTTGATCTGCACTCAAATCTGCTCACTGGGGTTATTCCATTACCACCAAGTGCAGCTGCTTATATTGACTTCTCAGACAATAACTTTTCTACTTTTCCACCTGACTTTGGCAATTATCTAGTAACTGCTCGTTTCCTCTCAATTGCAAACAACAAAGTTATCAGTAGTATTCCTTCTTCGATATGCAACTCCAGCTATCTTGAAGTACTTGATTTGTCAAACAACAGTTTGAATGGCATAATACCATCATGTTTAGCAGAAAAGAGCAGCACACTGAAAGTACTGAACCTGGGAAAGAACAATCTCATAGGAAATATACCTGAAAAGTTTTCTTGTAATTGTGAGTTACAGAGCCTTGACCTCAGTCAGAATCACTTAACAGGTGTGCTTCCTCGTTCTTTGTCCAACTGCACAAAGTTAAAGGTATTAAATATTGGAAACAACAAGATCAAGGATACTTTCCCCTGCTGGTTGAGGAACATGTCAGATCTTCGTGTACTTGTATTGCGCTTCAATGGTTTCCATGGGAACATTGATTGCTCACGAGTGAGTTCCAACTGGACAGCACTTCAAATCATGGACCTAGCTTCCAACAATTTAGGGGGTGTTCTTCCACGAGGTTCATTCTTGGAGCTAAAAGCAATGATGGCTGACCCATCTTTAACACATTCACGCTCTGATATCTTGCATTTTGATTCTTCTATTAGGCCAATATACTATCAGGACAGAGTTATTCTTTCTCTTAAAGGACAAGATGTTACACAGACAAAGATCTTTCTCTTCTTCACCTCCATTGACTTTTCAAGTAACAATTTTGTGGGGAACATACCAGAGATAGTTGGAGATCTCAGATCACTTTATCTTCTCAATATTTCACACAACAATCTCACGGGTCAAATCCCACCAGCAATTGGAAATTTGAAGCAATTGGAATCACTGGACCTCTCATTCAACAAGTTAGGTGGCAATATCCCAGAAAAGCTTGCTAGCCTCACATTTCTTTCCTGCTTAAATTTATCATCTAATGAGTTGGTCGGAATGATTCCACAAGGCAACCAAATTCAAACATTTGGAGGAAGTTCTTTTGAAGGAAACAAGGGGCTATGTGGGTTTCCGCTAAACAGAATTTGCATGAATAATTCAGCAGATGCACCTTCTGAGCCAGAAGTTAAAGAGGAAGAATTCATTTCAAAGACGGAGATTTATGTAAGTGCTATATTGGGATTTGTTGTTGGTATTTGGATCATCTTCCTACCAATTCTGTTCTCAAAAAGATGGAACCAGTCGTACAACAGAATAATGGACAGATTAATTTTAAGGATATTTCAGCAGCAAGATCAAGAAAGGAAAAGTAGTAGCAGTAGTGTAGAATCTTGGAAAAAGGCAGCAGGGAAATCAAGAGGCAGCCATTAA